A window of Streptomyces sp. NBC_01224 genomic DNA:
ACAGCCGTGTGGCTGCTGCTGCCCCACGCGTTGATCGGCGCGGGGGTGCCTCAGCAACCGGTGCTGATGGCGGGCAGGATAGCCGGGCAGCTGCTCTGGTTCCTCGCCGTCTACGTGCTCGTGGTCGCGCTCACGCCCGTGATGTTCAGGTGGTTCCGCCGGTACGGATGGCGTGTGATCGGCGTACTCGCCATCTGTGCCCTGGTCGTCGATGTACTGCGCTTCGAGGTCAGCCCCGCGATCGGCTTCCTGAACGCCCTGTTCGTCTGGCTGGCAGCCCACCAGTTCGGCTTCCACTACGCCGACGGCGGCCTACGCATGCGGAACGCGCGGGCATCGTCGGGTCTGGCCGCTGTCGGCTTCGGACTCACCGCGGCCGCTGTGTTCTTCGGGCCCTACCCGGCATCCATGATCGGAATGCCCGGGGCCCCGGTCTCCAACATGAGCCCTCCGACCGCGGTGATGATGTCGCTGACGATCGGCCAGCTCGGACTCTGGCTGACGCTCAAGCCGGCAATAACGCGGTTCGCCGAACGTCCACTGGCCACCGCCTTCCTGCAGTGGTGCGGAACCCGCTTCATGACCCTGTACCTCTGGCACATGCCCGCGCTCGTGATGACAGCGGGAATCGCAATGGTCGGACTCGGCTTCGCGACACCGACGCCCGGTAGCCCGATGTGGTTCGCGGTGGCACCGCTATGGGTCGGCGTTTCGGGAATCTTCCTGGTGTGCTTCACCAGAATTTTCGGCCGGTTCGAATTCCGTCGCCGTTCCGGTGCGGCGTCGGATATGAGCCTCGGCAAGGTCGTTCTCGCAGCCGTGCTTTCCGCAGGCGGCCTCCTCGGACTTGCCGCGCAGGGGTTCGTTTCCCCCGGAAACCCGCTCGGTCCGGTGCTCTGGGTACTGCTGGTGCTGGCAGGGCTGCTCGTCGTACGGGAGAAGAACTCCCCGAGGGCCGTTGTCGCGCAAGGCTCTCGCACCGTGCCCGTTCAGCTGGCTGTGCGCCATGAAGGTGCCCGGGTTCTCTCCCGGCAGGGCAGCGGATGAGGGCCTCGCACCCTGCGTGCGGGGCGGGGCGCCTCAGCGTCCGGGGGCAGCGAGGGTGAACCACCCCGTCTTCGAGTGCGGCAACCGCGCCCCGCACCCACCACCGTCCCGCCCCGCTCCCCGTCGCACAGAAATCCGTATGAGTTAGGCTCGCCGGGGCACAGCGAGGGCATCGATCGGGCTCAGGTATCGGCCCGCTGGGCCGGAATGTGAGGCCGCCCGTGCGGGACTACTTGCTCATGCTGTTCATCACGGCGGCCGTGACCCATCTCCTGACCGGCCCCGTACGGAAGTTCGCGATCTCCGTCGGCGCGATGCCCGAGATCCGGGCGCGGGACGTCCATCGTGAGCCCACTCCGCGCCTCGGCGGCGTGGCCATGTTCGGCGGGCTGGTGGCCGGACTGCTGGTCGCCTCCCACCTGCCGCACCTGGAGGAGATCTTCACCCAGAGCTCGACGCCGCGGGCGCTGCTGTCCGGCGCCGCGCTCATCTGGATCCTGGGTGTCCTGGACGACAAATGGGGGGTCGACTCGCTGGTCAAGCTCGGCGGCCAGGTGCTCGCCGCCGGGGTGATGGCGTTCCAGGGACTGACGATTCTCTGGCTTCCGGTGCCGGGCACCGACGGGATCTACCTCTCCGACTGGCAGGGCACGCTGCTGACCGTGGGGCTGATCGTCGTCTCGATCAACGCGGTCAACTTCGTCGACGGGCTCGACGGGCTGGCCGCCGGCACGGTGGGCATCGCGGCGACGGCGTTCTTCCTGTACGCGTACCGGCTCTGGTACGGCTACGGGATCGAGGCCGCCGCGTCCACCACGCTGATCTCCGCGATCCTGGCGGGCATGTGCCTCGGCTTCCTGGTCCACAACTCGCATCCGGCCCGGATCTTCATGGGTGACTCGGGCTCGATGCTGCTCGGCCTGCTCATCGCCGGATGCGCGGTCTCCGTGACGGGTGAGGTCGACCCGAGCCTTCTCAGCCAGTCGGTGGACGGCAGGTCCGGGTCGGCCGCGATGGTGCCGGTCTACATTCCGCTGATGCTGCCGCTGTCCGTCATCGCACTGCCCGTCGCGGACCTCGTGCTCGCCGTCATAAGGCGTACGTGGAACGGAATGTCCCCTTTCGCCGCCGACAAGGGCCACCTCCACCACCGCCTGCTCCAGCTCGGCCACTCGCACCGCCGGGCCGTGCTGCTCATGTACTTCTGGTCGGCGCTGTTCTCGTTCGGGATCGTGGCCTACTCGGCGCGGGGCGCCAAGTCCTGGATGCTCTTCGGGGTCGCGTTCGTCTGCGCGGTGGGCCTGATCCTGCTGCTCCAGCCCCGCTACGAATCCGGCCTCACCCGCCGACTGCTGCCGCGCAGGCCCCGGGGCCGCGTGGTCGCCACGGGCGGGAAGCGCACCGAGGCCGGCGAGGAACGCCGGGTGCCGACCAGGTGACCACGGTGCTCTGCTCGCCGGGCGCCGCGACCTAAGTAGCCGCTCCCTGCGCCCGGTTCACCCCTTGGTCGCGCACCCGCAGACTTTCGGGGGACGCTCGCCCCCGCACCCGCTCGGCAGACTGGCGGCGACACGCGAACCGCCGACCAACCGGGGAGTCAGGGTGCATCGCGACGAGCACAGTGGAGGAATCAGCCGGGCGAGATTCCTGGCCGGGGCGGGGGCGATCGGGGCCGCGGCGGCCACCGGACCGTTCCCGGCCGGCGCTCCCGCCTCAGCGGCCACGACCGGCCGGCGGGGCGGGCGCGGGAACAGCAAGGGCCTGACACATCGAGGCGTCTGCTACACGATCGCGGTCGACGCCGTCACCCGTCACCTCGATCGAGCGAGCGCACCCAGGCCGCCTATCTCACCGAGCTCCTCGGCGTATTCGAGGAGATGGGCCTGTACGCCGCGATGGCCTTCGAGTTCGTCACCTCCGATGCCCCGCACTCACCCGTCCCGCGCTACGACCTGGACATGGCGAGCTACGCCGTGGTGAAGCCGATCAAGGACCGGTTCGACGACCCGGAGTCCGACTGGCACTGGGAACCGAAGCAGGCCTTTCACGCCCTGGCTCGGTGCTACGGACGCGCGGGTCGCCGCTGACGGGCGTCGTCCGGAGCAGCGCGACCGACTACAACGTGCCTCTGAGCATGTATGGGCCGAGATGTCACATACGGAAGCCGATACCCCGCCGAAGAGTCACGCACGAGAAGAGGGAGAGCTCTTCACGGACCAGAAATCCGACCTGACATCAGGAACGGGGGTCTCCTTTCCGGCATAGTTCGGGCCAACCGTCTCCGCCTTCGGCGGAGACACCTTGGAAGCGTTCACACAAGGCGTCGCAACTTCAAAAAATGCTTGCCCGTTACTGCCGACAAGGACGCGCACATTGAATCCGTCGGGCGTCCTGTAGTACATGGCCGGCATATCCGAATTATTCACCGAGAGTTGCTTGTATCCCTGGCTCTCCCAGTAACGCTCGATCACCCCCAGGAAGCTCCCCCGACGTTCCTCCGAGATAATCGTCATGACCGCCCGGCGCCTTTGTACATCACATCCACCTTGGGTCGACTGCCCATGCGTCCAATGCACCGGTGGCTTGATGGCGACGAATGTCCCGTCGAGGATCTCATCCGCTCGCACCGCCGCCTCCTGCATGTTCATCTTTACCTCCCGCCCAGTCGGATCTCCTGAAACGCTGCATCCAGCCAGGAGCAGCGCCCCAGCCACCAGCACCACCGCCCTCAAAACCCTCATCAAGGCGTCTCCAAGGTGATCTTTTCAGACTCCCCAACCACAATCTTGGCAATATTGCCGACCGAGGCCTGATCTTTCCCCGGGTTGAAATAATTCGAACCACACACTGGCCCGGCACTACACACAAGCAAGCTGCCGCTGACAGGCGTCGCCCGGAGCGGCGCGACCGACTACAACGCGCCTCTGAGCATGCATGGGCTGGGATGTCACATACGGAAGCCGATACCCCGCCGAAGAGTCACGTACGAGAAGAGGGAGAGCTCTTCACGGACCAGAAATCCGACCTGACGTCAGGGAAAGGGATCTCCTTTCCGGCATAGTTCGGGCCAACCGTCTCCGCCTTCGGCGGCGACACCTTGGAAGCATTCACACAAGGCGTCGCAACTTCAAAAAAGGCTTGCCCGTTACTACCGACAAGAACGCGCACATTGAATCCGTCGGGCGTCCTGTAGTATATGGCCGGACTCTTCGAGTTGTTCACTGCGAGCTGCTTGTATCCCTGACTCTCCCAGTAGCGCTCGATCACCCCCAGGAAGCTCCCCCGACGTTCCTCCGAGATAATCGTCATGACCGCTCGACTCCTTTGTACGTCACATCCCCCTTCAACCGACTCATCGTGCGTCCAATGCACCGGCGGCTTGATGGCGGCGAATGTCCCGTCGAGGATTTCGTCCGCCCGAACCGCCGCCTCCTGCATGTTCATCTTTACCTCCCGCCCAGTCGAGTCGCCTGATGCGCCGCATCCGGTCAGGAGCAGCGCTCCAACCACCAGCACCACGGCTCCCAAAATCCTCATCGAGGCGTCTCCAAGGTGATCCTGTCGGAATTACCAACCACAATATTGGCAATATTGTCAGCCGATGCCTGGTCTTTCACCGGGTTGAAGTAATTCGAATGCGCCGACATCTCTCCGCGGTCTTCCACGATGGTTGCCCCGTCGTCCACCATGAACCGTGTGGCTCCGAAATCCTTACTTGCCGGGTCGGTACCGAACCAACGCTCACTTGGGTCGGTCTGTGCGTCTTGGGCCATGTAGCCGCCGATGCCTCCAACGATGGCCCCGGCACCGCCACCGATAACCGCTCCCGGCGGGCCGGCCATGCCGGCTCCCAGAACAAATCCGGCCGACCCTCCGCCGACCGCGCCGGAGGCCATGCCAGATGCTTCATCATGGTTCGGGAGTTTGGTGACGATGTCGTTGTCGGCTGCGCCCACGAACACGTGGCCCTTACCGACGTTGAGGTCCTGGGCGTTGCCCGCGCCGGTGCCGGGACTTCCGACCAGGATGATGTCATCGGCGCCGGGGATGCCGCCGTTCTCCTGAGCTGCGAGCCCGACCGTGAGGGAGCCGTAGGAGTGTCCAATGGCGGTGACGTGCGGGTCGCCGCCCTCGTGCGTTGCGGAGATCCCCTCCATGAACGCGTTGTAGTCAGGGGCTCCCGCCTTGGCCTCGTTCGTGAACATCACGCTTTTACCGCTGGCCAGATCACTCGGTGTCGTCTGCGGCGCGTCGTATCCGAGCCACACGATCGACGAGGTTCTGCTGGACGGGTCGGCGCTTTGCGCACCGCGGGCTGTCTGCAGCGCTCGGTTGACCGTTCCGTCGGCGAACTCCGCATCCAACTTGGTTCCGAGTCCCGGGACATATGCCGAGACGTTGTCGGCGGTGTCGGGGTTGCCATACGCGATGATCGCGCGGCCGTTTCCCTCGTCGCCGATGCCCAGCAGGTACATCGGCAACTTGCCGCCTTTCTCCAGCCTCTCCTGGATCTTCTTCAGACCACCCAGCATGTCTCGGGAAGCGTCATCGTGCTTCACGTCGAGTTGCCCGATGAGCAGCTGAAGATTTTCGCGGTTTGCCTCATCGCGTGCCGGCGCCGGAATCCCGTCCAAGTTCCCGATCAGCTCCGGAAACGCGGAGATGTACTCTTCACGCTGCTCCTTGCCGAGGTGGTCCCACCACTCCTTGCGTTCCGCGGGCGACTTGTCGAGCGGAAGGCGCTTCTCCAAGTAGTTGTGGGCGGCTTGGCTCACCGCATCGGCGTCCGAGGCCACGTCCGCCCACGTCTTGGTGTCGACCGTGAGGCCCGGGGCTGCCTTGAGCTTGTTGAGTGCCGAGCTGTACCGCTCATCGATCTCGCGTGCTTCCCGCAAGGCATGGGCGAGGCGGTCGGCGACGTCCTGGGCCTTGGCACGGTGCGGATTGGGACTCTTCAGCACGGGGCCACCCGGGCCCAGAGCGGGGTCCAACATGCCGTTGGCATCGCGGTACAGCCCCGGGTTCCCGGCGCCGATGAGGCCGTTGTTGCCCATGACGGAGCCGCCGGGGATCGTGTCGCCCGTCATCTCGTTCTTACCACCGGCCGGGTAGTCGATGCTGCCGTTGTCGTTGACGGCGTATCCGAGAGAAGCGGCGTCGCCGAGGGCATCGCGCAGCCGACGCTGTGGGGTGCCGAGTTCACTGGCGAGCCCGTCGAGGGCGCCTCGGACGAGGCCGGTCTCGGTGCGGACGTAGTGGTAGTTCTCGCTCAGTCGCTTCAACCGCTTGACGGCTGCTCGGGCGGACTCGCTGTCCTGGGTCTTGGTGAGCTTGCCGCTCATGTCGCCGTCGACGCGTTCGCGAGCAGCATCGGCGAACGCGGAAGCGGCGCGCCAGCCGTCGGCGGCATCGGTCAGTTCTGACAGTTCGAGGTCGCGGAGCCGCTGCCATGTCAGCCCGGATGCTGTGGCCATGGTCTACTCGCCCCTCCTCGTGCCCGGCACCGCGACCGCCTTCGCCCTGGCCCCCACCTCGGCATCCACTTCGGCGAGCTCCACGGCCACCTGCCGCAGCTTCGGCTCCAGAGAACTGCACTCCTCACGGACACGACCGAGGCGTTCGTCCCAGGAGGTGAGCACAGACTTGAGTGCTCCCAGGCTGGACAGCCCGGCCAGACCGCCGACAGTGCCGTCGTGAGCTCTGCGCAGGTCAACCTTTGCGCTGATCGTGCTGGTCTGGAGACCATCCGCCGTGCCGGCCGCCTGCGTCCACGGGCCGCCCTTGTGCTTGAGCGTGCCGGTACCGCCCCCGCTGCCGGACGGCTCGGCGTAACCACCTTCCCCCCGAACGCTGTTGATCTGCGTATGGGTGGTGTGCCGCTCGACGGCCTGCGCCTTGAGCTGTTCCCACTCGTCCCACGCCATGCGCGTGCCCTCCCCCGTGACCCGGGCGACGCCCGGGTAAGCGCCCCAGTTGCGTCTGTTGTGCTCGCTGAGATTGCCGACACAGACGTTACGCACGGGGTGCGCTGCGTCGTGTCCGCACGATCACTCAAACCGGCCCTGAGTATCCGTACCTACGCGCACCGTCATCGAGCCCGGCTCGCCGGCCGCTCGGGCACGTGGCTCGAAGCCGTCACCGTGCGCCATGCGCGTCGGTGCCGTGCAGGCCGGCAGGTCCTTGCGGCACCCGCGGGATGAACGCGGCTTTGTTGTAAGGAAGTTGACCGGATGCCAGTGGTGCGGTTTGCGGATGGGCGCTGCGTCGGCGCCGAATCACCACGGCGACCGCCGACGCCCACGGAGCAACAACTGCTCCTCCATGGGCATACGTACATCAAAAGGACCGGCCACGGCCGCACTCACCGACTGAGCGCGGCCGTGGCCGGTCCGGGGGCGGTTCAGGCCTTCGGGGCCACCTTCGAGAGGCCGTTGATGATGCGGTCCATCGCGTCGCCGCCCGTGGGGTCGGTGAGGTTGGCGAGCATCTTCAGGGTGAACTTCATCAGCAGGGGGTGCGTCAGGCCGCGCTGGGTGGCGACCTTCATGACCTT
This region includes:
- a CDS encoding amino acid ABC transporter permease, producing MAWDEWEQLKAQAVERHTTHTQINSVRGEGGYAEPSGSGGGTGTLKHKGGPWTQAAGTADGLQTSTISAKVDLRRAHDGTVGGLAGLSSLGALKSVLTSWDERLGRVREECSSLEPKLRQVAVELAEVDAEVGARAKAVAVPGTRRGE
- a CDS encoding acyltransferase family protein, encoding MQQTHAHSPDRGRDSFIDVIRALCVLAVISQHWLMPVLAYENGHLSTGNALASPGWWIVTWLTQVMPMVFFAGGAANFFSFRSAKSVRTWLRSRIARLLVPVIPLTAVWLLLPHALIGAGVPQQPVLMAGRIAGQLLWFLAVYVLVVALTPVMFRWFRRYGWRVIGVLAICALVVDVLRFEVSPAIGFLNALFVWLAAHQFGFHYADGGLRMRNARASSGLAAVGFGLTAAAVFFGPYPASMIGMPGAPVSNMSPPTAVMMSLTIGQLGLWLTLKPAITRFAERPLATAFLQWCGTRFMTLYLWHMPALVMTAGIAMVGLGFATPTPGSPMWFAVAPLWVGVSGIFLVCFTRIFGRFEFRRRSGAASDMSLGKVVLAAVLSAGGLLGLAAQGFVSPGNPLGPVLWVLLVLAGLLVVREKNSPRAVVAQGSRTVPVQLAVRHEGARVLSRQGSG
- a CDS encoding MraY family glycosyltransferase, which gives rise to MRDYLLMLFITAAVTHLLTGPVRKFAISVGAMPEIRARDVHREPTPRLGGVAMFGGLVAGLLVASHLPHLEEIFTQSSTPRALLSGAALIWILGVLDDKWGVDSLVKLGGQVLAAGVMAFQGLTILWLPVPGTDGIYLSDWQGTLLTVGLIVVSINAVNFVDGLDGLAAGTVGIAATAFFLYAYRLWYGYGIEAAASTTLISAILAGMCLGFLVHNSHPARIFMGDSGSMLLGLLIAGCAVSVTGEVDPSLLSQSVDGRSGSAAMVPVYIPLMLPLSVIALPVADLVLAVIRRTWNGMSPFAADKGHLHHRLLQLGHSHRRAVLLMYFWSALFSFGIVAYSARGAKSWMLFGVAFVCAVGLILLLQPRYESGLTRRLLPRRPRGRVVATGGKRTEAGEERRVPTR
- a CDS encoding alpha/beta hydrolase, producing the protein MATASGLTWQRLRDLELSELTDAADGWRAASAFADAARERVDGDMSGKLTKTQDSESARAAVKRLKRLSENYHYVRTETGLVRGALDGLASELGTPQRRLRDALGDAASLGYAVNDNGSIDYPAGGKNEMTGDTIPGGSVMGNNGLIGAGNPGLYRDANGMLDPALGPGGPVLKSPNPHRAKAQDVADRLAHALREAREIDERYSSALNKLKAAPGLTVDTKTWADVASDADAVSQAAHNYLEKRLPLDKSPAERKEWWDHLGKEQREEYISAFPELIGNLDGIPAPARDEANRENLQLLIGQLDVKHDDASRDMLGGLKKIQERLEKGGKLPMYLLGIGDEGNGRAIIAYGNPDTADNVSAYVPGLGTKLDAEFADGTVNRALQTARGAQSADPSSRTSSIVWLGYDAPQTTPSDLASGKSVMFTNEAKAGAPDYNAFMEGISATHEGGDPHVTAIGHSYGSLTVGLAAQENGGIPGADDIILVGSPGTGAGNAQDLNVGKGHVFVGAADNDIVTKLPNHDEASGMASGAVGGGSAGFVLGAGMAGPPGAVIGGGAGAIVGGIGGYMAQDAQTDPSERWFGTDPASKDFGATRFMVDDGATIVEDRGEMSAHSNYFNPVKDQASADNIANIVVGNSDRITLETPR